The genome window GGTTTAAATATCAATGAAAAATGTGGTGCAACCGATATTAAAGCATTACAAAAAGTCGTGGTTGAATCAGGTGCGGATGTCGGTCTTGCTTATGACGGTGATGGCGACCGTATTATGATGGTGGATCATTTAGGGAATAAAGTAGATGGCGACCAAATTCTGTTTATTATTGCACGTGAAGCATTACGTTCAGGCAAATTACACGGCGGTGTAGTCGGTACGTTAATGAGTAATATGGGCTTAGAAGTGGCATTAAAACACTTAGCGATTCCATTTACTCGTGCGAATGTTGGTGACCGTTACGTCCTTGAACAATTAAAAGAAAAAGGCTGGAAATTAGGCGGTGAAAACTCAGGTCATATTATCGTGTTAGATAAAAATACGACTGGTGACGGTATTATCGCTTCACTTGAAGTGCTTGCGGCGATGGAAGCACATAAAATGAGTTTAAATGATTTAGCACGTGCTGTGCCATTATTCCCGCAGGTACTCATTAATGTACGTTTTGAAGGCGGTAAAAATCCATTAGAGAGTGATGCGGTAAAAGCGGTTGCGACAGATGTAGAAAAACGTTTAGCCGGCAAAGGACGTATTCTGTTACGTAAATCTGGTACAGAGCCATTAATTCGTGTAATGGTGGAATGTGAAGACGGTGCATTGGCACAAAGCTGTGCGGAAGAAATCGTTGAAGCGGTTAAAAATAACTAACTAATGACAAGCGGTTGAATTTTTGCAAAAATTTGCGGAAACTCGACCGCTTTTCTTATAATGGTTTCTGTGGTATTACTTGCCGGGAAAGCCTGTATAGCGTCTTACTCTTATCTGAATATAATACTTATAAAAAGGATTCACTATGAACCAACAAGAAATGAAAAAAATTGTTGCTCAAGCCGCACTTCAGTTTGTCAAACCGGATACTATCGTAGGTGTTGGTAGCGGTTCGACCGTAAACTGCTTTATTGATGCGTTAGCTTCAATGAAAGATGATATTAAAGGTGCAGTAGCGACTTCAAAGGCTTCGGAAGAACGTTTACGTGCGATTGGGATTGAAGTCTTTAATGCAAATGAAGTGACTGAATTAGATGTGTATATTGACGGTGCTGATGAAATAACCCCTCAAGGTGCAATGATTAAAGGCGGTGGTGCTTGCTTTAACCCGTGAGAAAATCGTTAGCTCGCTGGCGAAAAAATTTGTTTGTATCGTGGATAGCTCAAAACAAGTGGATGTACTAGGCACAACCTTCCCATTACCGGTAGAAGTGATTCCAATGGCTCGTTCTTACGTTGCTCGCCAATTAGTAGCGTTAGGCGGTTCACCGGAATATCGTGAAGGCGTAGTGACTGATAATGGTAATGTTATTTTGGATGTACACAATTTCCAAATTCTTGAGCCATTAAAAATGGAACATACCATTAATAATATCGCCGGTGTTGTCACAAATGGGATTTTTGCTCAACGTTATGCCAATGTCGCCATTGTCGGCACACCTGAAGGTGCGAAAATTATTGAATAATCGTATTCTTTAACACACGGAATGGCATAACAAAACTTATAATAATAAGTTCTGTTAAATTAAAAAATATTCCGTGTGTTTAGTTAGGCGATGTGATAAAAGTACAAGCAAACACAACACATAAGGACCTAAAATGACAAATCCTATTGATAAATCTCAAATCAAATTTCTCTTATTAGAAGGCGTGCATCAAAATGCGTTAGATACTTTACACGCGCCGGTTATACTAATATTGAATATCATAAAAAAGCGTTAGACGGCGATGACTTAATTAATGCGATCAAAGATGCGCATTTTGTCGGATTACGTTCTCGTACTTACCTGACTAAAGAAGTTTTATCTCACGCTAAAAACCTCGTATCTATCGGCTGTTTCTGTATCGGGACTAACCAAGTTGATTTAAAAGAAGCAAAACGTCTTGGTATCCCGGTGTTTAATGCTCCGTTCTCAAATACCCGTTCGGTGGCGGAATTAGTGTTAGCGGAAATTATTCTTTTGATGCGTCAAGTGCCGAAAGCAAATGCCGAAGTACATCGTGGCGTATGGAATAAATCTGCGACCGGTTCAAATGAAGTACGTGGTAAAAAATTAGGGATTGTGGGTTACGGTCATATCGGTTCGCAATTAAGCGTAATGGCGGAATCTATCGGTATGCAAGTGTATTTCTATGATATTGAAAATAAACTGCCGTTAGGTAACGCACAGCAAATTGCTAGCCTAGATGAGCTACTGTCTAGTTGTGATGCGATTTCGTTGCATGTACCGGAAAATGCGTCAACCAAAAACTTAATGAATGCGAGCACGTATTGCACAATTAAAATATGATTCAGTATTAATTAATGCGAGCACGTGGTACGGTAGTGGATATTGATGCGTTAGCCGAGCGTTTAGCACAAGGTACATTACGTGGTGCGGCGATTGACGTATTCCCAGAAGAACCTGCTTCAATTAATGATCCGTTTGAATCACCGCTATGCCAATTCGATAATGTCATTTTGACACCGCATATCGGTGGATCAACTGCAGAAGCGCAAGCGAATATCGGGACCGAAGTGGCAAATAAATTCGTGAAATATGCGGATAATGGTTCAACCCTTTCAGCGGTTAACTTCCCTGAAGTATCATTACCGATTCTGCATAGCAATGCGAAACGCTTATTACATATTCATGAAAACCGCCCGGGTATTTTGAATAAGATCAACCAAGTATTCGTAGATGGTAACGTGAATATCGCCGGTCAGTATCTACAAACGGATCCGAATATCGGTTATGTAGTCATTGATGTGGAATTGGACGATGCGAGCGAAGCATTAGAACGCTTGCAACAAATTGACGGGACTATTAAAGCGCGTGTGATTTCATAATATTTATATCAAATGAAAAGCGGTGGAATTTGCAGAAAATTTTGCAAATTCCACCGCTTATTTTTTATCTTTCGCTTATTTCAAACATTGACTAAATTCATCGGCAATCGCTTGTAAGAATTGCGGATAAGCGGTCTGGCTTAATGCGATTTTCGCGCCTAATGGATCTAATTGTCCCACTTTAACTTGCGTACCTTTGCTGAGGATTTCAATCACTTTCGGTGTGAATTGAGGTTCGGCAAATAAGCATTGTGCTTTGTGTTCAGCGATATTTTTCTTAATCACGCTTAATGTTTTCGCACCGGGTGCTACACTTGGGTTAATCGTAAATGAACCTAATGAATTTAAGCCGTAAGCACGTTCAAAATAGCCGTAAGCATCATGGAAAGTATAATAACCTTTACCTTTTACTTGTGACAATTGATTACGGATTTGTTCATTTTTAGCGGTTAAATTTGCTTTAAATGTTGCAAGATTTTCTGCAATCTTCGCTTTTTGCTCCGGTAATTGTACGCTTAGGCGTTCTGCGATCTGTTCTGTCTGCGAGCAAGGCTTGCTTCAGGCGAGAACCAAATGTGCCAGTCTTTATCATGGTTGTGCCCTTCGTGATCATGGTGATGATCATGGCCTTCGTGAGCGTGTTCATGATGCTCATGTTTGTGATCGTGATGTTCGTGTTTATGACCGTGTTCATGCTTATGGTCGTGATCATGTTCATGTTTTTCATCGTCATCATGATCATCATCATGTTTTTCTGTCGCATCCACAATCGCTTTAATTGCCGGTACATCATCTAAACTAAGCACCTTCTCTTTCGGTAATTTATCAATACTTTTTTCTAAAAACGTTTCTAAATCTTCACCGACCCACACCACAAGTTGAGCAGATTTTAACTGTTCTACATCAGACGGTTTTAAGCTGTAATCGTGCGGAGATGCGGTCACAGGCAATAATACCTTGCTCTCTGTCACGCCTTCTGTGATTGCACTTGCGATAAAGCCTAATGGTTTGACGGTAGTCAGTACATCTGCATTTGCGACTGCGGTTGTGCCTAGCATAGCTAATGCTAAAGCGGTTTTCTTAAACATAATATTCTCCTTTGAGATTAAAGTTGGGAAATTCTATCAAACTTCCTTAGGTTTTCATAATTTTTTTATGGGTATTTTTCATTTGTTGTTTTCTATATACTAGCGGTCAGATTTTTCTAATTTTTTACCAATATGAAATATAAAGATTTACGTGAATTTTTAACGCTATTGGAAAGTCAAGGTGAATTAGTGCGAGTTAAGCAAGAGATCGATCCTTATCTTGAAATGGCGGAAATTTCCGATCGCACGTTACGCAAGGGCGGACCGGCGATTTTATTTGAAAACCCAAAAGGCTACCAAATGCCGGTACTGTGTAATTTGTTCGGCACACCGAAACGTGTTGCGTTAGGTATGGGGCAAGAAGATACGCAAGCTTTGCGAGAACTCGGCAAATTATTAGCGTTTCTTAAAGAGCCAGAGCCGCCGAAAGGTTTTAAAGAGCTTATCGGACAATTACCGCAATGGAAACAAGTGTTGAATATGCCAAGTAAGGTATTGGGTAAAGCGGATTGTCAACAAGTGGTATTGAGTGGTGATGAGGTTGATTTGTATAAATTACCGATTATGCATTGCCACGAAGGTGATGTTGCACCGCTCGTTACTTGGGGATTAACCATTACCCAAGGGCCTTATAAAAAACGCCAAAATCTTGGGATTTATCGCCAACAGCTGATCGGCAAGAACAAGCTAATTATGCGTTGGTTATCGCATCGTGGCGGTGCGTTGGATTTCCATGAATGGAAGGAAGCTAATCCGGATAAACCGTTTCCGGTTTCGGTGGCTATCGGTGCCGATCCGGCAACTATTTTAGCGACGGTCACACCGATTCCCGATACCTTATCGGAATATGCGTTCGCCGGTTTATTACGCGGTCAGAAAACCGAGGTAACTAAGTCCATTAGTAATGATTTAGAAGTGCCGGCAAGTGCAGAAATTGTGTTGGAGGGTTATATTGACCCGAATGAAACGGCATTGGAAGGCCCGTACGGCGATCATACCGGCTATTACAATGAACAAGAGTATTTTCCGGTATTTACTGTGACGCATATCACCATGCGTCGTGATGCGATTTATCATTCGACTTACACCGGTCGTCCGCCGGATGAGCCGGCAGTCCTTGGTGAAGCTTTAAACGAAGTATTTATTCCGATTTTGCAAAAGCAATTTCCGGAAATCGTGGACTTCTATCTACCGCCGGAAGGATGTTCTTATCGCCTTGCAGTGGTGACGATTAAAAAACAATATGCCGGGCATGCAAAACGAGTGATGATGGGCGTGTGGTCGTTCCTCCGTCAATTTATGTACACCAAATTTGTGATTGTCTGTGATGACGATGTAAACGCAAGAGATTGGAAAGACGTAATTTGGGCGATTACCACACGTTGTGACCCAAGCCGAGATACCACCTTAATTGATCATACACCGATTGATTACCTGGATTTCGCTTCACCGATAGCGGGCTTAGGCTCAAAAATGGGGATTGATGCAACCAATAAATGGCCGGGCGAAACCAACCGTGAATGGGGTACACCGATTAAAAAAGATCCGAATGTGGTTAAACGTGTTGATGAAATTTGGGAGCAATTAGGGCTATAACTTTAGCAATACGGTGAAAAGTTCGCTGAAAATCACAAGAGCAAGCGGTTAAATTTCCTTAAAAATTTACCGAATAAAAACAGCTTATTTCAGCAACTTTTGCCGTATTCAATTTTTATTTTTTATTACTTTTT of Actinobacillus arthritidis contains these proteins:
- the ubiD gene encoding 4-hydroxy-3-polyprenylbenzoate decarboxylase, which produces MKYKDLREFLTLLESQGELVRVKQEIDPYLEMAEISDRTLRKGGPAILFENPKGYQMPVLCNLFGTPKRVALGMGQEDTQALRELGKLLAFLKEPEPPKGFKELIGQLPQWKQVLNMPSKVLGKADCQQVVLSGDEVDLYKLPIMHCHEGDVAPLVTWGLTITQGPYKKRQNLGIYRQQLIGKNKLIMRWLSHRGGALDFHEWKEANPDKPFPVSVAIGADPATILATVTPIPDTLSEYAFAGLLRGQKTEVTKSISNDLEVPASAEIVLEGYIDPNETALEGPYGDHTGYYNEQEYFPVFTVTHITMRRDAIYHSTYTGRPPDEPAVLGEALNEVFIPILQKQFPEIVDFYLPPEGCSYRLAVVTIKKQYAGHAKRVMMGVWSFLRQFMYTKFVIVCDDDVNARDWKDVIWAITTRCDPSRDTTLIDHTPIDYLDFASPIAGLGSKMGIDATNKWPGETNREWGTPIKKDPNVVKRVDEIWEQLGL
- the glmM gene encoding phosphoglucosamine mutase, whose amino-acid sequence is MAERKYFGTDGVRGKVGQFPITPDFALKLGWATGKILATQGTKQVLIGKDTRISGYMLESALEAGLAAGLSVAFVGPMPTPAIAYLTRTFRAEAGIVISASHNPYYDNGIKFFSNVGEKLPDEVEEAIEALLDQPMDCVESAQLGKATRINDATGRYIEFCKGTFPANASLKGYKIVVDCANGATYHIAPNVMRELGAEVIEIGTKPDGLNINEKCGATDIKALQKVVVESGADVGLAYDGDGDRIMMVDHLGNKVDGDQILFIIAREALRSGKLHGGVVGTLMSNMGLEVALKHLAIPFTRANVGDRYVLEQLKEKGWKLGGENSGHIIVLDKNTTGDGIIASLEVLAAMEAHKMSLNDLARAVPLFPQVLINVRFEGGKNPLESDAVKAVATDVEKRLAGKGRILLRKSGTEPLIRVMVECEDGALAQSCAEEIVEAVKNN